Genomic window (Leptospira kirschneri serovar Cynopteri str. 3522 CT):
ACATGTATATCGTACTTGTCACCGGCGTTTTACTTTGGTTTATCTACGGATGTTTAAAACAGGATTTTCCGATCATTCTGGCAAACGCATTTACATTTCTTTTTGCTGCGACTATACTTTATTTCAAGCTAAAGAGTGATTTTAAAGTAAAATTAAAAAATAAATCGAATGAAAAGTGAGTTTTTGCAAATATTAAAACGATTACATTAAAAAAGAATTTTAGAATCTTCGAATTTATTTTTAAAATCCTAATTCTTACTCAGATGTATAGAACAGAATCCTAATTTTGTATTACTCAGAACTATAAAATAACGTGAGTTCAGCATAACAAATGCGAAAGCGTTGGAAAGTCAACACAACGCTCTCTACGGATCGCGTTGTGGGCTCAAAAACGCACATTTTTCAAGTGTTCCGACAAGAATGAGTCTTTTTACTTGCAAAAAACATGTTTTTCTGATAGAGAAAAGTTTTCCGAATTTCTCCACCTGAATTGCGACCCATGGGAAGCAATTCATTGAGTTACCCCCACCCAAAAATAGGGAAAACTAAAGCACAACGCTCTCTATGGATCGCGTTGTGGGGTGGGAACTCAGTTTTACAGAGGATTTGTCGTAATTCCCACAAGATTTAATATTGAAATCTAAATACTTGTGGGGTTGGTTATGGTA
Coding sequences:
- a CDS encoding SemiSWEET transporter gives rise to the protein MDSITFLGYIASLLTTISFLPQLIRILMGGSTKDISRNMYIVLVTGVLLWFIYGCLKQDFPIILANAFTFLFAATILYFKLKSDFKVKLKNKSNEK